Within the Acidobacteriota bacterium genome, the region TGAGGGGGAGTCGCAGAAGCCGAGCCGCAGGCGAAGGCTGATGCGGAGGGGGGCGACGCCGGCGTAGCTTTGGGGGCGGGGATGCAGCCCTCAGTCGCGATGCTCACCCAGGAAGCGATCGACCTGGCTGCGGGAGGGAATGGAGGCTTGTGCCCCCGCCCGGGTCACCGAAAGGGCGGCGGCGGCATTGGCGAAGTCGATGGCCCGGGGCAGCGAACCTCCCTCTGCCAGGGTGACGGCCAGGGCGCCGTTGAAGGTATCTCCGGCGGCGGTGGTGTCGGAGGGCTTGACCGGATAGGCCGGAAAATGGCGGCTCAGGCGGCGGTTTTCCACCCAGGCGCCCTTGTCTCCCAGCTTGAGAATCACCGTGTCCGGTCCCAGCTCCAGCAGGCGGCGTCCCAGGGCCGGGGCCTCGTCCAGTCGAATCTCTGCGGGCTGCTCTCCCAAAAGCAGCAGCGCCTCGGTCTCGTTGGGAGTCAGGTAGTCCAGGTTGCGCAGCAGGGTCGGCGGCAGGGCGGCTGCCGGGGCGGGATCCAGAATGGTCGTCCCCTCGCCCCGGCAGGCCAACTCGGCAGCGGCCTCCACCGTCTTCAGAGGCGACTCCAGTTGCAGCAGGACGATTCCCTGTCTGAAGTCATGGAAGGCTGGTTCCAGGTCGGCGGCTTCCAGCCTGTCGTTGGCGCCGGCGGCAATGGTAATCTGGTTCTGTCCCTTCCGCTCCACCAGAATGAGGGCAACCCCGGTGGCCACTCCGGAAGTGGGATGTACCTGGCCGGCGTCGACCCCGGCGGAGGAGAGACCCTCGGTCAGGGTGCGGCCGAACCCGTCTTGTCCCACCCGGCCCGCCATGCGGACTCGGCCGCCCAGCCTGGCGGCCGCCACGGCCTGGTTGGCCCCCTTGCCGCCGGGGATCGTGCTGAAGTCGCTTCCCTTAATGGTTTCTCCGGGGAGGGGAAGCTTTTCGGTTTGAACCACGAAGTCCATGTTCAGACTTCCGATCACCAGGATGGGCTTCATGGGGTTGTCTCGTCAGAGTGGAGGCCGGCGGGTCTTCAGGGAAGCGGTCGATTCCAAGGCGGCCGCGGCTCTCAGCAGGGTCCCTTCCTCGAAATGACGGGCCACCAGTTGAACCCCGATCGGCAGGCCGTCGGGGCTCAGTCCATAGGGTACCGAGATTGCGGGTGAGCCGGTCATCCCGAAGGCAGGGGTCATCCCGGCCGCGTGGACGGCCGGGACCGTCTGGCCGTCCACATCCAGGCAGATGGCGTCGTGAGGATGGGCCGTGACCGGAGCCGTGGGCAGCAGCAACAGGTCATGGGTGGAAAATTGCTGCATCAGGTCCATCCGAAGCTGTTCGCAACCGGCCAGGGCCGCCACGTATTCGGCAATTGCGGGCGGGGGTGTATCCAGCAGTCGTTGGACCGAGGGAGCCAATCGGTCCTTCCTTCCGGCCACGACCGGCTCGAAGTAGTGAGCCGCCTCGGCCACCAGCAGTTTCATCACCATTTCGATGGGCTTGGACCGCTTCCAGCTCTCCAGGGCCACGGGCTGCACCCGGCACCCCAGTTCCTCCAGCTTGGCGGCGGCCCTGGCGATGGCCTCTTGAATGGTCCTGGCCACGGGCGCGAAGGGGCCCTCGGGAAAGAACCCGATCTTCAGCGGCGGCAGCGGCGCATCCCAAGCCGCCCGGTCGGGCGGCGGAACCGGAACTGTGTAGGGGTCTCGGCCATCGGGTCCCACCAGCACCGACAGCGCCAGGGCGGCATCCCGGACGGTGCGGGTCAGCGGTCCCACGTGCAGATGACGGGCCATCACCCCCGGAAACTGGCCGGTGATGGGAATGCGGCCCTGCGTGGGCTTGAAGCCCACGACGCCGCAGTAGTGGGAGGGAAGCCGGTTGGAGCCTCCCAGGTCGGTGCCGATGCCGAGCGGCGACAATCCGGCGGCAAGGGCGGCAGCCTCTCCGCCGCTGGAGCCTCCGGCTGTCCTTTCCGCGTTCCACGGATTCACGGTCCGGCCGAACACTTCGTTGGAGGTCTCGGACCACAGAGCGAATTCGGGAAGGTTGGTCTTGCCGAGCAGGATGGCTCCGGCACTCTTGAGGCGGGTAACCGCCGTGGCGTCCCGGGAGGGGATGCGGTTCTCGAACAGTCTGGATCCCCGCGTCGTCCGGACTCCGGCAGTGTCGAAACAGTCCTTGGCAGTGAAGGGGACTCCGTGCAGGGGACCCCAGGACTCCCCCCGCATCAAGGCGGCCTCCGCCTGGCGGGCGCGCTCCCGGCTTCCGTCCGCCAGGGTGACGACGGCTTTTATCGAGGGGTTGATGGATTGGATCCGTTGCAGGTGGACCTCCAGGATCTCAACCGGCGATAGCGCCTTGGTGCGGATCCACTCCGCCTGTTGCGTCAGGCTGGCGTAACCGATGTCCGCCGGAGTCATGGCTCCTCCCGATCGGTCGACAGCAGCACCGGATCGAAGACGAAGACGTTGGGGTTGGCTTCCTGAACCGTGGCCCGCACCCAGTGGACATCGGGAACCCCG harbors:
- a CDS encoding amidase, whose protein sequence is MTPADIGYASLTQQAEWIRTKALSPVEILEVHLQRIQSINPSIKAVVTLADGSRERARQAEAALMRGESWGPLHGVPFTAKDCFDTAGVRTTRGSRLFENRIPSRDATAVTRLKSAGAILLGKTNLPEFALWSETSNEVFGRTVNPWNAERTAGGSSGGEAAALAAGLSPLGIGTDLGGSNRLPSHYCGVVGFKPTQGRIPITGQFPGVMARHLHVGPLTRTVRDAALALSVLVGPDGRDPYTVPVPPPDRAAWDAPLPPLKIGFFPEGPFAPVARTIQEAIARAAAKLEELGCRVQPVALESWKRSKPIEMVMKLLVAEAAHYFEPVVAGRKDRLAPSVQRLLDTPPPAIAEYVAALAGCEQLRMDLMQQFSTHDLLLLPTAPVTAHPHDAICLDVDGQTVPAVHAAGMTPAFGMTGSPAISVPYGLSPDGLPIGVQLVARHFEEGTLLRAAAALESTASLKTRRPPL
- the rbsK gene encoding ribokinase; the protein is MKPILVIGSLNMDFVVQTEKLPLPGETIKGSDFSTIPGGKGANQAVAAARLGGRVRMAGRVGQDGFGRTLTEGLSSAGVDAGQVHPTSGVATGVALILVERKGQNQITIAAGANDRLEAADLEPAFHDFRQGIVLLQLESPLKTVEAAAELACRGEGTTILDPAPAAALPPTLLRNLDYLTPNETEALLLLGEQPAEIRLDEAPALGRRLLELGPDTVILKLGDKGAWVENRRLSRHFPAYPVKPSDTTAAGDTFNGALAVTLAEGGSLPRAIDFANAAAALSVTRAGAQASIPSRSQVDRFLGEHRD